A window from Oscillatoria sp. FACHB-1406 encodes these proteins:
- the map gene encoding type I methionyl aminopeptidase encodes MATETLTLLSAREISKMRDAGRLAAELLDYLAPKVKPGVSTQELNDVAESWTQKRGAKSAPLGYNGFPKSICTSVNEVICHGIPNSRQILKEGDIINIDVTPIVDGYHGDTSRTFFVGTPSPLAQQLVEVTEECLRRGIAAVNPGGRIGDIGAAIQEYAESFGFSVVRDFVGHGVNTTFHTAPQIPHYGTRDKGKRLRKGMVFTIEPMINEGTWEAVILDDGWTAVTKDGKLSAQFEHTVAVTDEGVEILTLRD; translated from the coding sequence ATGGCTACCGAAACCCTCACCCTTCTTTCCGCTCGGGAAATCTCTAAAATGCGCGACGCAGGACGTTTAGCCGCAGAACTGCTCGATTACCTTGCGCCTAAAGTCAAACCTGGAGTCAGCACCCAAGAGTTAAACGACGTAGCAGAAAGCTGGACGCAAAAGCGCGGGGCAAAAAGCGCCCCTCTCGGTTACAACGGGTTTCCTAAGTCAATTTGTACTAGCGTCAATGAAGTAATTTGTCACGGCATCCCCAATTCTCGACAAATCCTCAAAGAGGGGGACATTATCAACATTGACGTTACGCCCATTGTTGATGGCTATCACGGCGACACCTCGCGCACGTTCTTCGTCGGAACGCCCTCGCCTTTAGCCCAGCAATTGGTAGAGGTGACTGAAGAATGTCTGCGGCGCGGGATTGCCGCCGTTAATCCCGGCGGGCGTATTGGCGATATTGGTGCGGCGATTCAGGAGTATGCGGAGTCTTTTGGGTTTTCCGTCGTGCGCGATTTCGTCGGACATGGGGTGAATACAACCTTCCACACCGCCCCACAAATTCCGCATTACGGAACGCGGGATAAAGGAAAACGCCTGCGTAAAGGGATGGTTTTCACAATCGAACCGATGATTAATGAGGGAACTTGGGAAGCGGTAATTCTCGATGATGGTTGGACGGCTGTAACGAAAGATGGGAAATTATCGGCGCAATTCGAGCATACGGTAGCTGTTACCGATGAAGGCGTGGAGATTCTGACGCTGCGCGATTGA
- the psb28 gene encoding photosystem II reaction center protein Psb28, with amino-acid sequence MASIEFSRGIVEEIVPDVRVTRSRNGKGGTATFRFDDPNVLKKDRTDEVTGMYLIDNEGEIVTREVKGIFVNGQPRALEAVHIMRSEEEWERFLRFMQAYAEEKGLGFTGSEPQAE; translated from the coding sequence ATGGCTAGTATCGAATTTTCTCGAGGAATCGTTGAAGAAATCGTCCCCGATGTGAGAGTAACTCGCTCTCGCAACGGCAAGGGCGGAACTGCTACGTTCCGCTTCGACGACCCCAATGTTCTGAAAAAGGATAGAACTGATGAAGTGACGGGGATGTATTTAATTGACAATGAAGGCGAAATTGTTACGCGGGAGGTGAAAGGAATTTTTGTTAACGGTCAGCCCCGCGCTCTCGAGGCAGTTCATATTATGAGAAGCGAAGAAGAATGGGAACGCTTTTTACGCTTCATGCAAGCCTATGCTGAAGAGAAAGGGTTAGGGTTCACGGGTTCGGAACCCCAAGCGGAGTAA
- the egtC gene encoding ergothioneine biosynthesis protein EgtC: protein MCRLLAYLGPSIQLDRILYKPEHSLIVQSYKPQEMQEAILNADGFGVSWYHPEKVENPYTYKSTQPIWNDINLPQLSRYVESDCILGYVRSATAGLAVDLSNCQPFVRDRLSFIHNGLIEKFRKTLYRPLCNLLEDEIYQWIEGSTDSEHLCALILNELYKAPDLAVESALENAIAQIQALASTWQVRVAANLIIATGNRLIASRHSTYDVPPPLYWLRDDPLFPNAVILASERLFPGDWKTCPEGSILSVGSDLEVEIRAISAGS from the coding sequence ATGTGTCGTCTCTTAGCTTATCTTGGTCCCTCCATTCAACTCGATCGCATTCTCTACAAACCCGAACATTCTCTCATCGTTCAAAGCTATAAGCCCCAGGAAATGCAGGAAGCGATTCTCAATGCCGACGGGTTTGGCGTGAGTTGGTATCATCCCGAAAAAGTCGAAAATCCCTACACTTATAAAAGCACTCAGCCGATTTGGAACGATATTAACTTGCCACAGTTGAGCCGTTATGTGGAATCGGACTGTATTTTAGGGTATGTCCGCAGCGCAACGGCGGGTTTAGCGGTGGATTTGAGTAATTGTCAGCCTTTTGTGCGCGATCGCCTTTCCTTCATTCACAATGGTTTAATCGAAAAGTTTCGTAAAACCCTGTACCGCCCCCTGTGCAATCTGCTTGAAGATGAGATTTATCAGTGGATTGAGGGTTCGACAGACTCAGAACATCTGTGCGCGCTGATCCTCAACGAACTGTATAAAGCCCCCGATTTAGCCGTAGAATCTGCCTTAGAAAACGCGATCGCGCAAATCCAAGCGCTCGCTAGCACCTGGCAAGTCCGCGTTGCCGCCAACCTCATCATCGCGACCGGCAATCGTCTCATTGCTTCGCGCCACAGCACCTACGACGTGCCACCCCCTCTCTACTGGCTGCGCGACGATCCTTTATTCCCCAATGCGGTTATCCTAGCCTCAGAAAGGCTTTTTCCTGGCGATTGGAAAACCTGTCCCGAAGGGAGCATTCTCAGCGTTGGCTCGGATTTAGAAGTGGAAATTCGCGCGATTTCTGCTGGGAGTTAG
- the sfsA gene encoding DNA/RNA nuclease SfsA yields MNSPFIYCYPPLEAGILLKRYKRFFADIELTSGEIITAHCPNTGPMIGIYQPGNLVQVSKSDNPKRKLPYTWEMIQLDKTWVGTNTSLPNRVIKLALEQQILPELSGRYTQIRPEAPLGEDKKSRMDFLLSSEGDKPPIYLEVKSTTWAQGETVLFPDTVTTRGQKHLEGLMKVLPEAEAVMLYFINRGDCPIFAPGDAADPRYGQLLREAVAKGVEVLPYRFEISPLGVRFLGLAKCQL; encoded by the coding sequence ATGAACTCTCCTTTTATCTACTGCTATCCGCCTCTAGAAGCCGGCATTTTACTAAAGCGTTATAAACGATTTTTTGCCGATATTGAATTAACATCGGGCGAAATTATTACCGCGCACTGCCCTAACACTGGGCCAATGATTGGAATTTATCAACCGGGAAACTTAGTACAAGTTTCTAAGAGCGATAATCCTAAGCGCAAACTGCCTTACACCTGGGAAATGATTCAACTCGATAAAACTTGGGTTGGCACAAATACATCACTTCCCAATCGCGTCATAAAATTAGCGTTAGAACAGCAAATTTTACCCGAACTTTCCGGCAGATATACTCAAATTCGTCCCGAAGCTCCTCTCGGAGAAGATAAGAAGAGTCGAATGGATTTTCTCTTGAGTAGCGAAGGAGATAAACCACCGATTTATTTAGAGGTTAAAAGTACGACTTGGGCGCAAGGAGAAACGGTTTTATTTCCCGATACCGTAACGACGAGGGGGCAAAAACACCTGGAAGGTTTAATGAAAGTTTTGCCCGAGGCAGAAGCAGTGATGTTATACTTTATTAATCGCGGTGATTGCCCGATTTTTGCGCCGGGAGATGCTGCCGATCCTCGTTACGGGCAACTCTTACGGGAAGCCGTAGCGAAAGGGGTTGAAGTTTTACCTTATCGTTTTGAAATTTCACCGCTAGGAGTTCGATTTTTAGGATTAGCGAAATGTCAGTTATAA
- a CDS encoding ABC transporter permease: protein MNWWRNLKKNPLARFGAIVLLVLYLAVLAADFVAPYPAYDDPANPADDRYATLEGGSLLPPTRIYWKNQKTGEFLGPHVYPTTQGPTQLETGDRVLTVDFSKPSPLRLFVKGAPYQLLKLSWPLGPRFEEITVFPGIPCDRHLFGAVGDGRINLLGMDEQGRDLFSRLVFGGRISLSIGLVGIAISFPLGMLVGGISGYFGGWTDAVLMRFVEVLMTIPTIYLLVALAAVLPPGLTSTQRFLLIVTITSFVSWAGLARVIRGQVLSIKEREFVDAARSIGANPLYIVVRHVLPQTATYIIISATLAVPGFIVAESVLSLIGLGISEPDPSWGNLLSIATNASILVLQPWLIWPPALLIILSVLAFNVLGDGLRDALDPRNLRR, encoded by the coding sequence ATGAACTGGTGGCGAAACTTAAAAAAGAATCCGTTAGCTCGTTTTGGCGCGATCGTCCTACTCGTCCTTTATTTAGCGGTGTTAGCGGCCGATTTTGTCGCGCCTTATCCCGCTTACGACGATCCGGCCAATCCTGCTGACGATCGCTACGCCACTCTCGAAGGCGGTTCCCTATTGCCACCAACTCGGATTTATTGGAAAAACCAAAAAACGGGGGAATTTCTCGGCCCGCACGTCTATCCGACGACGCAAGGGCCAACACAACTGGAAACCGGCGATCGCGTCCTAACCGTCGATTTCTCCAAACCCTCGCCCCTGCGCTTGTTTGTCAAGGGCGCGCCCTATCAATTATTGAAGCTGAGTTGGCCGTTAGGGCCTAGGTTTGAGGAAATAACCGTATTTCCGGGAATTCCGTGCGATCGCCATCTCTTTGGGGCGGTGGGCGACGGGAGAATTAACCTCTTAGGAATGGACGAACAGGGGCGCGATCTCTTCAGTCGCTTGGTATTCGGCGGACGTATCAGTCTGAGTATCGGTTTGGTGGGGATCGCGATTTCCTTCCCGCTGGGAATGTTAGTCGGGGGAATTTCCGGTTATTTTGGCGGCTGGACGGATGCAGTGCTGATGCGCTTTGTGGAAGTGCTGATGACGATTCCGACGATTTACCTATTAGTGGCACTTGCTGCTGTCTTACCGCCGGGATTGACCAGCACGCAGCGATTTTTGTTAATCGTGACGATTACTTCGTTTGTGAGTTGGGCGGGTTTAGCGCGCGTGATTCGCGGTCAAGTGCTATCGATTAAGGAACGGGAGTTTGTCGATGCGGCGCGATCGATTGGCGCTAATCCCCTTTATATCGTCGTGCGCCACGTCCTGCCGCAAACAGCGACCTATATTATTATTTCGGCAACGCTTGCCGTACCGGGCTTTATCGTTGCCGAATCGGTGTTGAGTTTGATCGGTTTGGGAATTTCCGAACCCGATCCCTCCTGGGGAAATTTGCTGTCAATCGCGACAAATGCTTCGATTTTGGTCTTGCAACCTTGGTTGATTTGGCCGCCCGCACTGCTGATTATTCTCTCGGTTTTAGCGTTTAACGTTTTGGGCGACGGGCTGCGCGATGCTTTGGATCCTCGGAATTTACGCCGCTAG
- a CDS encoding thylakoid membrane photosystem I accumulation factor, with protein MHWFNLKKYWQSSYKRPWLALLFAGLISLSFFVPPAFATLTDDRYDGNIYMIYAGNGSLVPSKVSLAESLAAHKPAVVAFYADDSSDCKQYSIVVSRLQDFYGRAASIIPIAIDTMPVKAQFQPNEVGYYYKGFVPQTVIFDAKGKVVFDEKGQVPYEKMDDVLREVFNLVPRTESKELKRRTVNEFNSELTPSS; from the coding sequence ATGCACTGGTTTAACTTAAAAAAATACTGGCAATCCTCATATAAACGCCCTTGGCTTGCCCTCCTATTCGCAGGACTGATAAGCCTTTCGTTCTTCGTTCCGCCCGCTTTCGCCACCTTAACCGACGATCGCTACGATGGAAATATTTACATGATTTATGCGGGTAACGGTTCCCTCGTCCCCTCAAAAGTCAGCCTCGCTGAATCGCTTGCGGCGCACAAACCCGCCGTTGTCGCGTTCTACGCCGACGATAGCAGCGATTGCAAGCAATATTCCATCGTCGTTTCTCGCTTGCAAGACTTTTACGGACGCGCCGCCAGCATTATTCCCATCGCAATTGATACCATGCCGGTAAAAGCGCAGTTCCAGCCCAACGAAGTGGGATATTACTACAAGGGCTTCGTGCCGCAGACTGTAATATTCGACGCTAAAGGGAAAGTTGTGTTTGATGAGAAAGGACAAGTCCCTTACGAGAAAATGGATGATGTCTTGCGAGAAGTGTTTAATTTAGTGCCGCGTACCGAGTCAAAAGAATTGAAGCGACGCACGGTGAATGAATTTAACTCTGAACTAACGCCGAGTTCTTAA
- the cax gene encoding calcium/proton exchanger: MNKIFLGMLLFIPISIAAHFLHWEETIVFVTAGLAIIPLAAFMGTATEEIAIVVGPNLGGLLNATFGNATELILAFIALKSGLIGVVKATITGSIISNLLLVLGFSMLLGGLRFKEQTFQPTVALTNSSLMNLAVISLLVPTAVEYTSSGIGEQTIQRLSVAVAVILIIVYGLTLLFSMKTHAYLFDVGVADLEVDEETSESAKPNIALWTGVLLAVTLGVAIESELLVEAFEAATESLGLPALFTGVILLPIIGNAAEHATAVTVAIKNKMDLSVSVAVGSSMQIALFVAPVLVIAGWLIGQPMDLDFNPFELVSVAVSVLIVNSICADGKSNWLEGGLLLATYMVLSFAFFFHPVVSG; encoded by the coding sequence ATGAACAAAATCTTTCTCGGGATGCTCCTGTTCATCCCTATTTCGATCGCCGCTCACTTTCTCCATTGGGAAGAAACCATCGTCTTCGTCACTGCCGGATTAGCGATTATCCCCTTAGCTGCGTTCATGGGGACAGCAACCGAAGAAATTGCGATCGTCGTCGGGCCGAACCTCGGCGGACTCCTCAATGCCACCTTCGGCAACGCGACAGAATTGATTTTAGCCTTTATCGCCCTTAAAAGCGGTCTGATTGGCGTAGTGAAAGCAACCATTACCGGCTCGATTATCAGTAACCTTTTGCTGGTACTGGGATTTTCGATGCTATTGGGCGGATTGCGATTCAAAGAGCAAACCTTCCAACCCACCGTCGCCCTGACGAATAGTTCGCTGATGAACCTCGCCGTCATCTCGCTTTTAGTTCCCACCGCTGTCGAATATACCTCCAGTGGCATTGGCGAACAAACCATCCAAAGACTTTCCGTTGCAGTAGCGGTCATTCTGATTATTGTCTACGGTTTGACGCTGCTTTTTTCCATGAAAACCCACGCTTATCTTTTCGATGTTGGCGTTGCGGATTTAGAAGTGGATGAAGAGACATCCGAATCGGCAAAACCCAATATTGCCTTGTGGACGGGCGTTCTCTTAGCCGTTACCCTAGGCGTTGCGATCGAATCCGAACTGCTGGTGGAAGCATTTGAAGCCGCGACGGAAAGTTTGGGATTGCCCGCGCTTTTCACGGGGGTAATTTTACTGCCGATTATCGGTAACGCCGCCGAACACGCAACCGCCGTTACCGTCGCGATCAAAAATAAAATGGATTTATCGGTATCCGTTGCTGTCGGTTCGAGTATGCAAATCGCGCTATTTGTCGCGCCCGTGTTAGTGATTGCCGGTTGGTTAATCGGACAGCCGATGGATTTAGATTTCAATCCCTTTGAATTGGTTTCCGTTGCCGTGTCGGTACTGATTGTTAACTCGATTTGTGCCGATGGCAAGTCGAATTGGCTCGAAGGCGGTTTACTGCTAGCAACTTATATGGTTTTGAGTTTTGCCTTTTTCTTCCATCCCGTCGTTTCGGGTTAA